In Cataglyphis hispanica isolate Lineage 1 chromosome 20, ULB_Chis1_1.0, whole genome shotgun sequence, a single genomic region encodes these proteins:
- the LOC126856960 gene encoding dolichol-phosphate mannosyltransferase subunit 1, with protein sequence MVNKDQVKKNIKELCKNDKYSILLPTYNEVENLPIIIWLIVKYMEESELAYEIIVIDDGSPDGTLDMAKQLQQVYGEDKIVLKPREKKLGLGTAYMHGIKYATGNFIVIMDSDLSHHPKFIPKMVELQRYLNLDIVSGTRYIQGGGVYGWDFKRKLVSRSANFLTQILLRPGASDLTGSFRLYKKDVLEKLIQSCMSKGYAFQMEMIIKARQFNYTIGEVPITFVDRVYGQSKFAGSEIFQFVKNLLYLFATT encoded by the exons ATGGTTAATAAGGATCAAGtgaagaaaaacataaaagaattatgcaaaaatgacaaatattcCATTTTACTTCCTACTTATAATGAAGTGGAGAATTTACCGATAATAATATGGcttattgtgaaatatatgGAAGAGAG CGAGCTTGCCTacgaaattattgtaatagatGATGGTTCACCAGATGGTACTCTGGATATGGCTAAGCAATTGCAACAGGTTTATGGCGAggataaaatagttttaaagcCCAGAGAGAAGAAGTTGGGATTGGGGACTGCTTACATGCAtggaattaaatatgcaaCAGGAAACTTTATTGTTATCATGGATTCTGATTTGTCTCATCAT CcaaaatttattccaaaaaTGGTTGAGCTGCAACGATATCTCAATTTAGATATAGTTAGTGGTACaagatatatacaaggtgGTGGTGTTTATGGATGggattttaaaagaaagttaGTCAGTAGAAGTGCAAATTTTCTAACACAGATTTTGCTGAGACCTGGAGCAAGTGATTTGACTGGTAGTTTCAG gctttataaaaaagatgtattgGAAAAGTTGATACAATCTTGTATGTCTAAAGGTTATGCATTCCAAATGGAAATGATAATTAAGGCTAGGCAATTCAATTATACAATAGGAGAAGTTCCAATTACATTTGTTGACAGAGTCTATGGTCAATCCAAATTTGCTGGATCAGAGATTTTCCAGTTTGTAaagaatcttttatatctctttgcTACCACATGA